One segment of Salvia splendens isolate huo1 chromosome 20, SspV2, whole genome shotgun sequence DNA contains the following:
- the LOC121780720 gene encoding germin-like protein 5-1, which produces MAAGGSAVMMVAVMMVCSRVFADPDLLQDVCVADLTSELKVNGYSCKSNVTADDFFFTGLSKGGATNNSVGSAVTGANVQKIPGLNTLGVSLARIDYAPGGLNPPHTHPRATEVVFVLKGELDVGFITTANVLLSKSIKEGEVFVFPKGLVHFQKNNGDSPAAVVAAFNSQLPGTQSIAATLFAATPPVPDNVLTKAFQIGTKEVDKIKGKFAPKN; this is translated from the exons ATGGCTGCCGGCGGTTCTGCTGTGATGATGGTGGCTGTTATGATGGTTTGCAGCAGAGTTTTTGCTGATCCTGACTTGCTTCAAGATGTTTGTGTTGCTGATCTCACTTCTG AATTGAAGGTGAACGGATATTCTTGCAAATCAAACGTAACCGCCGACGACTTCTTCTTCACCGGTCTATCAAAGGGCGGCGCCACCAACAATTCCGTCGGGTCAGCCGTGACCGGCGCCAACGTCCAGAAAATCCCGGGCCTCAACACCCTCGGCGTCTCCTTGGCCCGCATCGACTACGCCCCGGGGGGCCTCAACCCGCCGCACACGCACCCACGCGCCACCGAGGTCGTGTTCGTGCTCAAAGGCGAGCTCGACGTCGGCTTCATCACCACCGCCAACGTCCTCCTCTCCAAGTCCATCAAGGAAGGGGAGGTTTTCGTCTTCCCTAAAGGGCTGGTCCATTTTCAGAAGAACAACGGCGATTCCCCCGCGgccgtcgtcgccgccttcAATAGCCAGCTCCCGGGGACGCAGTCCATCGCCGCCACGTTGTTCGCCGCCACGCCGCCGGTGCCGGATAATGTGCTCACCAAGGCCTTCCAGATTGGTACCAAGGAGGTTGATAAGATAAAGGGCAAGTTTGCAcctaagaattaa